A single Lolium perenne isolate Kyuss_39 chromosome 6, Kyuss_2.0, whole genome shotgun sequence DNA region contains:
- the LOC127306351 gene encoding nucleotide-sugar uncharacterized transporter 2 — protein sequence MMKLRWWRVDASEVAAVTAMGVWEAVLAGGGRRFIKRKDSDAGETGRALEELRSSLYNEMHSSEGAKRQQQRFCGPSVALTFNFAVAVGIIVANKMVMGSVGFKFPIALSLIHYAVAFVLMAILKALSLLPVAPPSKSTPFSSLFALGAVMSLSTGLANVSLKHNSVGFYQMAKIAVTPTIVAAEFMLFQKKVSFQKVITLATVSFGVAVATVTDLEFNFFGACVALAWIVPSAVNKILWSNLQQTGNWTALALMWKTTPVTIFFLLALMPLLDPPGLLLFDWNFRNSCAIIISALFGFLLQWSGALALGATSALSHVVLGQFKTIVIMLSGYLIFSSDPGITSICGAVVALGGMSFYTYLGLKESVAPTGKKPPSRSNSFLGKPGVVGDGGSSDYEDSV from the exons ATGATGAAGCTGCGGTGGTGGCGGGTGGACGCGTCGGAGGTGGCCGCCGTCACGGCCATGGGCGTCTGGGAGGCCGTCCTCGCCGGCGGCGGCAGGCGCTTCATCAAGCGCAAGGACAGCGACGCCGGCGAGACCG GTCGGGCGCTGGAGGAGCTGCGAAGCTCCCTGTACAACGAGATGCACAGTTCGGAAGGGGCCAAGCGCCAGCAGCAGCGTTTCTGCGGACCATCGGTCGCGCTCACATTCAATTTCGCTGTCGCTGTCGGGATCATCGTGGCAAACAAAATG GTGATGGGGAGTGTTGGATTCAAGTTCCCGATTGCGCTGTCACTGATTCACTACGCAGTTGCGTTTGTTCTGATGGCGATCCTCAAGGCGCTGTCACTGCTACCGGTTGCCCCTCCTTCGAAATCCACACCTTTCTCCTCTCTGTTTGCTCTGGGTGCTGTGATGTCTCTCTCCACGGGGCTTGCTAATGTGAGCTTGAAACATAATAG TGTAGGTTTCTACCAAATGGCTAAgattgctgtgactcccacaattGTTGCGGCAGAGTTTATGCTTTTCCAGAAGAAGGTTTCCTTTCAGAAG GTTATCACACTAGCAACTGTGTCATTTGGAGTGGCTGTGGCCACTGTTACAGATCTAGAGTTCAACTTCTTTGGTGCCTGTGTAGCATTGGCCTGGATTGTCCCTAGCGCAGTAAACAAAATCCTGTGGTCAAATTTGCAACAGACTGGAAACTGGACTGCTCTTGC GCTAATGTGGAAGACAACCCCTGTTACCATATTTTTCTTGCTGGCATTGATGCCTCTGCTGGATCCACCGGGCTTGCTGTTGTTCGATTGGAATTTCAGAAATAGCTGTGCTATTATCATTTCTGCTCTGTTTGGTTTCCTTCTTCAGTGGTCTGGCGCCTTGGCACTCGG CGCGACCTCGGCCCTGTCACACGTCGTGCTTGGCCAATTCAAGACCATCGTCATAATGCTCTCCGGCTACCTCATCTTCAGCTCAGATCCCGGGATCACCAGCATCTGCGGCGCCGTGGTGGCCCTCGGCGGCATGTCCTTCTACACCTACCTGGGCTTGAAGGAGTCCGTGGCTCCCACCGGCAAGAAGCCGCCATCGAGATCGAACTCGTTTCTCGGCAAGCCTGGAGTTGTTGGAGACGGGGGTAGCTCGGACTACGAGGACTCCGTGTGA